A region from the Lolium perenne isolate Kyuss_39 chromosome 4, Kyuss_2.0, whole genome shotgun sequence genome encodes:
- the LOC127295992 gene encoding uncharacterized protein — protein MGESLLTALSMDTHPHQGPSTFLSMDTAAHDDFDLFLPPPGPFQRCLHAAAAPPDINLPLDADPSPPPPLYESNVDMLDVGLGCPQLYDSDSPAPAPAAPAPSVPASTTTTVHVSHTKSSGSSAARKCVKRNDSIWGAWFFFTHYFKPVMSSADKGVNKSKAPATTSTGNGNNTNATMDAFLVQHDMENMYMWVFKERPDNALGKMQLRSFMNGHSRLGEPQFPFSAEKGFVRSHRMQRKHYRGLSNPQCLHGVEIAQTPNLVGVPEADLKRWFELTGRDANFSIPTEAGDFETWRNLPTAEFELDRPSTAAPAKSTSLAHHKKLLNGSGLNLSSTHASKHGLGDGLDIAAMCHKRRKDSSPSAMEEDCSNSNSDKVQDMDVSHTFEPSWMNDFSGVMRHASGPVTAAKTIYEDSKGYLIIISLPFADMEKVKVTWKNTLTGGIVKVSCTSVGRMPFLKRHDRTFKLADPSPEHCPPGEFVREIPLPTRIPEDATLEAYCDGTGTGLEIIVPKHRVGPEEHEVHVSLRPPSSWCQ, from the coding sequence ATGGGGGAGTCGCTGCTCACCGCGCTCTCCATGGACACCCACCCGCACCAGGGCCCCTCCACCTTCCTCTCCATGGAcaccgccgcccacgacgacttCGACCTCTTCCTCCCGCCGCCAGGCCCCTTCCAGCGCTGcctccacgccgccgccgccccccctGACATCAACCTCCCGCTCGACGCCGACCCCTCCCCTCCCCCGCCTCTCTACGAATCCAACGTCGACATGCTAGATGTCGGCCTCGGCTGCCCGCAGCTCTACGACTCCGACTCGCCTGCCCCTGCCCCGGCCGCCCCGGCGCCCTCCGTCccggcctccaccaccaccaccgtccacGTGTCCCACACCAAGAGCTCCGGCTCCAGCGCCGCGCGCAAGTGCGTCAAGCGCAACGACAGCATCTGGGGCGCATGGTTCTTCTTCACCCACTACTTCAAGCCCGTCATGTCGTCGGCCGATAAGGGCGTCAACAAGTCCAAGGCCCCTGCCACCACCTCTACCGGCAACGGTAACAATACTAATGCCACCATGGATGCCTTCCTGGTGCAGCACGACATGGAGAACATGTACATGTGGGTGTTCAAGGAGCGCCCCGACAACGCCCTCGGCAAGATGCAGCTGCGGAGCTTCATGAACGGCCACTCGCGCCTCGGGGAGCCGCAGTTCCCCTTCAGCGCCGAGAAAGGGTTCGTGCGATCGCACAGGATGCAGCGTAAGCATTACCGTGGGCTGTCGAACCCGCAGTGCCTTCACGGGGTTGAGATCGCGCAGACGCCGAACCTGGTCGGTGTTCCCGAGGCCGATCTGAAGAGGTGGTTCGAGCTCACTGGGAGGGATGCCAACTTCTCGATCCCCACCGAGGCCGGTGATTTCGAGACGTGGAGGAATCTGCCGACGGCAGAGTTTGAGCTCGACAGGCCTTCAACTGCTGCTCCCGCAAAGAGCACCTCGCTTGCCCATCACAAGAAGTTGCTCAATGGTTCTGGCCTTAACCTGTCCTCAACACATGCATCCAAGCATGGTTTAGGGGATGGTCTGGACATCGCAGCTATGTGCCACAAGCGCAGgaaggactcctccccctctgccATGGAGGAGGACTGCAGCAACTCAAATTCTGACAAGGTTCAGGACATGGATGTAAGCCACACTTTCGAGCCATCATGGATGAATGACTTCAGTGGTGTGATGCGCCATGCTTCTGGGCCAGTAACTGCCGCAAAAACTATATATGAAGATAGCAAGGGATACCTGATCATCATTAGCCTTCCATTTGCTGATATGGAAAAGGTCAAGGTTACCTGGAAGAATACTCTTACAGGTGGCATCGTTAAGGTGTCATGTACCAGTGTTGGCCGGATGCCATTCTTGAAGCGACATGACCGGACCTTCAAGCTGGCAGATCCTTCACCTGAGCATTGTCCACCTGGGGAGTTTGTCCGGGAAATTCCATTGCCTACCCGGATCCCAGAAGATGCTACTTTGGAAGCATACTGCGATGGAACAGGAACAGGCCTAGAGATTATTGTCCCTAAACACCGTGTTGGTCCTGAAGAACATGAAGTCCATGTGTCTCTGAGGCCTCCCTCTTCCTGGTGCCAATGA